atttttgtattctttaattgtttaacaattttataattatataaaaaattacttattactttatttatattaatatttttatatttgtttgattaattattaattatgttaataatgctcattataattttataggtgattattatttaaaatggatgaatatcttCATATGGATTCTCAATTTTTAGTTTGAAATCCGATTTCACTTCATTAATTAACGAAGTTGTAGGgagatttaacaaataaatttaccaCAAATGAAATAATTCGTTCACGGGAGCACTTAATTCAATGGGTAAGAGGGATGACTTATGatttaggatttgttgtggTAACAGTAAGATCTGACAAAGCTACTGGTGTGTACAAGGAAGAAAAACGTTCGTCATacttggatgtgaaagagggggGAAATATCGGAAATACAAAGCCGATGCGGTGGCTAGTGTATACGGCACTCGTAAATGTGAGTGTCTGTTTAGATTAAAGGGTAAACCATGTTCAGATGGGGCCGGATGAGTGTTGAAGGTGATGTGTGGACATCACAACCATGAGTTGGCTGAAACTTTAGTTGGTCACTCTTATGCTGGCAGGTTAAATACGAGTGAGCAGTCATTACTGGTTGATATGACAAAGAGTAAAGTTACacatgtaaatattttattaacactcaaacaaaataatgatcgaAATTTCACAacgattaaaaaaatttacaacgCAAGGCAAGCATATAAACGATCATTAAGAGGGTCCAGAACTgaactacaacaacttatgatgttgttggatcgGGATAAGTACATTCATTAGAGTAGGTGTGCTGATGATTCAGAGGTTGTTACTGACCTGTTTTGGACACATCCTAATGCGGTCAAattgttaaactcatttaatgttgtatttttgatggattccacatataaaacaaatagatatagaCTTCCGTTGCTTGAGATTGTGGGTATGACTACAGGGTTAACCTTCTCAGCCGCATTTGCTTTCTTGTCTACTAAAAGGCAGAGTAATTTCACATGGGTTTTGGAAAAGATGGaaggtttatttttaacatctgaGGGTGGTCCTAAAGTCATTGTCACTAACCGAGACTTGGCTTTAATGAATGCCATTGCAAATGTATTCCCTAAGTCATATTAGATGTTATGTCGGTTCcacatccttaaaaatgttaaagctaaatgcaaaatgttagttCATCCTACTGAGGCTTGGGATGTGTTGATGGATGCATGGGAAAATGTGATGGATTGTGCTGATGAAAGCTTGTTTGTTGAGTATGTGAATAGTCTTCAATACGCGAGCAATTCATGCCctttgttctttgaatatgtgaatcagACTTGGATTATTCCGTACAATACATACTTTGTAAAGTTCTGGACGAACAAAGTAATGCATTTAGggaacacaaccacaaataggtatgttgtaatgttattttatttatttgttttgtagataaatatttatttgcacttgttgatagttttttttgtttcaagGCTGAATATGCTCATTGGAGCCTGAAGAAAGTTCTTGGCAATAGTATGGGTGATTTGTGTTCTTGTTGGGATAATATTCATAACGTCATTATCTtacaacacaacaagattaaggcgtcatttgaaagtagtttgttGCTCACGAGTGACCATTTTAAAGGCGATAGATATAGAAAACATATTGGGTGTGTCTCTCGATATGTATTAGATCTTATTGCTAAGGAATTGGAAATAGTGCAGCAGATAGGATTGGACTCCTCAAAGTGTGGATGCGTATTAAGACGTACATTTGGTGTCCCCTGTGCATGTGAATTAGCACGGTATGATCCTAGGATGATCCCTGTGGGTGAATTTCATATCATGTGGCGAAGATTACATTTctcaaatgttgaattaaatgaaatcGAGCCCCTATTATCCATTAAAAATGAGTTGAAACAAGTAGAAGAACGATTCAATGAGGTTGACATTGGCGGTAAAGTCACCATCAAGCAGAAGTTACTTGACATTGTTTGTCCTACATTGACATCAATGGTCCCTCCATTACATAAAGTCAAGACAAAGGGTGCACAAAAAAGTAAAGTTCAACGAAGAGAAAGGTCTACTACACGGGATCCATCATATTTTCAGCATGTGGacgcctttcatttaaccatagaATCTTCATCTGTGAGAAGTAAATTACAATCAAAGCCAAAAGCAGTGAAGAAAAGGAGAGTTCCAATGATAGACCAGTTTCATTCTACTACTCACCCCTTCATTGTGgacgttgttgatgttgtgCTTGATGGTCACTGTGGATATAGATGCATTGTTGCGTTGTTGGGACTTggagaagattcatggcccCTTATTAGGAATGAGTTGTACAAAGAACTCAGTGAATGGCGTGATGAATACGAAAGCCTAGTAGGAGGCTATGATAGACTAGAAGAACTAAGGAACTCTTTGTTGGTGCAGTCACTGTCGGCGGTAAGTGTTTCCcgttttatgtattttatttattacatttatttttcctAACAACTTGTTTTATTCATAACAGGCTAACAGGAACAAGTGGATGACATTACCAGACATTGGTTATGCAATTGTTAACCGATATAACGTTATCTTAGTGTATATGTCATACTCTCAAAATTATACTATCTTCCCCCTACGTTTCACACCACCTTCTGATATAACTCAACATCGCTTGATTTGTATAGGACATGTTCATGGATGTCATTTTGTACAGGtaagtgtatttttttatgatttccttttaaaattacttatcactcaattaattattgtaatttgtatAATGCAGGTTAAGCTACAAGAAGGTTGTCCATTGGCCATGGTGAATATCATGTCCTCAACTCACTATTATCCTGAGGCACGAGCGTGGTCATCTATTTATACTAGTAGAATGCAAGCATTTGCACAGTTGATGGGTGTAACAACATCTTATGTTGACTTAGGTGATtcgtgatatttatattatgtatgaagatatgtaaaaatacactattatttatattattagtatttgtgatgtttatattattagtattcgtgatatttatgtattatttatttatgtatgaagatatatttatatgttcagtattcgtgatatttatattagttgttGTTAATTAAGTACTTATTTTTTTCcacttaaacatataaatattggATCATCTatataaccaatataaaagaacatgtaactcaaaatgaaaacattaaaattataagaaattataaatgtctaatacaaatataaaggaaatataaagtcaaataatacataatgagcaaaaggaaatataaagtcCTGTAATacataatgaaaaaatgaaatacaaagTCTTATCAATTAGACGTCGACTGTCTACCACGCACATGCCTCTGCCCTCTCCTAGTCGGGGAATATTCGTCGATGCCCTCATTAGCAATCTGCAGCAGGTCCACTGACACCTGATGTGCAACAGTACCCTCGGTCACATGACGACACGATATCAAGGACTGTAACATTCTCGCCATTCGCCTAAATCTAGCctacattataattatatcaaacaattaaataaaaaaggtgaataaaatttaataatataagcaatgaaaaataacataccaGGGCGCCAGATGGTGAAG
This sequence is a window from Vigna angularis cultivar LongXiaoDou No.4 chromosome 2, ASM1680809v1, whole genome shotgun sequence. Protein-coding genes within it:
- the LOC108327411 gene encoding uncharacterized protein LOC108327411; translated protein: MLVHPTEAWDVLMDAWENVMDCADESLFVEYVNSLQYASNSCPLFFEYVNQTWIIPYNTYFVKFWTNKAEYAHWSLKKVLGNSMGDLCSCWDNIHNVIILQHNKIKASFESSLLLTSDHFKGDRYRKHIGCVSRYVLDLIAKELEIVQQIGLDSSKCGCVLRRTFGVPCACELARYDPRMIPVGEFHIMWRRLHFSNVELNEIEPLLSIKNELKQVEERFNEVDIGGKVTIKQKLLDIVCPTLTSMVPPLHKVKTKGAQKSKVQRRERSTTRDPSYFQHVDAFHLTIESSSVRSKLQSKPKAVKKRRVPMIDQFHSTTHPFIVDVVDVVLDGHCGYRCIVALLGLGEDSWPLIRNELYKELSEWRDEYESLVGGYDRLEELRNSLLVQSLSAANRNKWMTLPDIGYAIVNRYNVILVYMSYSQNYTIFPLRFTPPSDITQHRLICIGHVHGCHFVQVKLQEGCPLAMVNIMSSTHYYPEARAWSSIYTSRMQAFAQLMGVTTSYVDLGDS